CATCAATTGTCGATGGTTAATTCGTCCGTACCAGTTTCAGCAGTTGGCCCAGCCCTGGCCGCTGCCCATACATCAGGACGCCATAGCGATAGATGCGAGCGGCAAACCTGGTGCAGGCGAGAATGGCAACGAGCATGAAAGCAGTTGTTAGAATAATCTCCCACCAGGCCACGGTGCCTAGCGCGATGCGCGGCATCATCATCCAGGGAGTCCAGAAAGGAATATATGAGAGTACCCTGATCAGGGTTGTATCAGGATTAAAGACCGCGTAAAAGAAGAGCAGATAGCCAATAAGCATCAGCATCTGTGGAAGCATGATGGCGCTTTGCACCTCCTCTTGCCGTTTGACCATAGCGCCAAGCCCTGCATACAGGGTAGCATACAGGAAGAATGCCAGGAGGAAGTAGAGCAGGAACAGCAGGTAATACGGGATGGACACGCCTGTGAGATACTGGCTGAAGCCTGCCGCGGAAGAACCGAACAACGCGGCCTGCAGCGGGGTTTGCAGCAGGAGCCCGGCGATGCCGACCACCACTACGCCGCCCATCTGAGTCAGGCACGCTGCCCCGATCCCCACGATCTTGCCGGAGAGGAGTTGGAACGGAGTCGCGGCATTCACCAGAAGTTCCATCATGCGGCTGCTTTTCTCTTCCGCTACCCCTGTCGCGACGATGGCCGTATAGACCTGAACAGCGATATAGATCAGGATAGCGCCGGCATAGGCGAGTACAAAGCCCGTGGCAATCTGGCTCACCGGGCGAGCCGCCTGGCTCTGCTGAGCATGCATAGCTGTAAAGTCTGGCGAAGCGGCCAGCCGCCGAGTCTCTTGCGAATTAAGGCCCAGGCTATGAGCAGTATCAAGAAAAGTGAGGAGCTGAGCCAGAGACTGAATGGTAGACTGGTTGTTGTCGTTGCTGGCACTGGCATCGGTGTCATAGGTAAAGTGTAAATCCTGGTTCGTCGCACGATCAAGCACGAGCAGGATATCCAGCTGGCCATTCTTGACCTGATTTTGCAGGCTGCTCAGATTGGAAGCCGGCTGGCTGGTAATCACATAGGGAGCCTGGTTTCCGGTACTCGTGCCATTCAGTTCCTTCTCGATATATGAGGTCAGGGCAGTGTCATTCAGGCCCGCGACTGTACCCGCTTGATTCACTACCACGATGTGAGTTTGTGAATGTGCCTGTTTGGCAATGAGTTGCACAATCGTAGGGATAAAAGCGGCAAGGAACACGAATACCAGGAGGATCACGCTGGTGATGATGAAACTGCGCTGGGTCACACGGTTTTTGTACTCGCGCTCGATAATCAAGCCGATATTGCGCAAGTTGTGCTGGGCAGCGGCGCCACCCGAACTCACTGCTACGACCCCTTGCTTTTGTTCGCGATGTTCTTGTACCGGTGTTTCCACCATTTTCTGTGGCGGCATATCAATCTTCTTTCTCTATGCTGAATGAACGGAGGTAGAAGTAACAGGCTCGGAGGTAGCACCAACTTTTTCAATGAAAATATCGGTCAGCGATGGCTCGGTCAACTCGAACAGGCTAATGATGCCGCCATTTTGCAGTGCCGCCTCCACAATCAAGTTGGGGTTCAGATTGGCATCAAACTGCATCTCAATATAGTCCTGCCGGCGTTTGGTCACGTGAACCCCTGGAAGTCGCTCAAGCCAGCTAGC
This sequence is a window from Ktedonobacteraceae bacterium. Protein-coding genes within it:
- a CDS encoding ABC transporter permease; the protein is MPPQKMVETPVQEHREQKQGVVAVSSGGAAAQHNLRNIGLIIEREYKNRVTQRSFIITSVILLVFVFLAAFIPTIVQLIAKQAHSQTHIVVVNQAGTVAGLNDTALTSYIEKELNGTSTGNQAPYVITSQPASNLSSLQNQVKNGQLDILLVLDRATNQDLHFTYDTDASASNDNNQSTIQSLAQLLTFLDTAHSLGLNSQETRRLAASPDFTAMHAQQSQAARPVSQIATGFVLAYAGAILIYIAVQVYTAIVATGVAEEKSSRMMELLVNAATPFQLLSGKIVGIGAACLTQMGGVVVVGIAGLLLQTPLQAALFGSSAAGFSQYLTGVSIPYYLLFLLYFLLAFFLYATLYAGLGAMVKRQEEVQSAIMLPQMLMLIGYLLFFYAVFNPDTTLIRVLSYIPFWTPWMMMPRIALGTVAWWEIILTTAFMLVAILACTRFAARIYRYGVLMYGQRPGLGQLLKLVRTN